Proteins found in one Epinephelus fuscoguttatus linkage group LG4, E.fuscoguttatus.final_Chr_v1 genomic segment:
- the lg4h11orf58 gene encoding small acidic protein has translation MMSSPEDRHGTKRPASPADDGSTQWASADLGSNERKQKFLRLMGAGKKEHTGRLVIGDHKSTSHFRTGQEDKKMNEQLEQQYQQSMDGKLSGRNRRHCGLGFSEPEPQSCPSPPVDSQTKAIESDKSTNEKEPTDAQDAGRDPAPKEQTSDQANSSSHSEDEERKHNFKMTFVKSV, from the exons ATGATGAGTTCTCCGGAGGACAGACACGGAACCAAAAGACCCGCCTCTCCTGCTGAC GACGGGTCCACACAGTGGGCGTCAGCTGATCTGGGAAGCAACGAGAGGAAGCAGAAGTTTTTACGTTTGATGGGAGCTGgaaag aAGGAACACACTGGGCGTCTTGTCATCGGAGACCACAAGTCCACTTCCCACTTCCGCACTG GACAGGAAGATAAGAAGATGAACgagcagctggagcagcagtACCAGCAGAGCATGGACGGGAAGCTGTCGGGACGGAACCGAAGACACTGTGGGCTGGGTTTCAGTGAG CCTGAGCCACAGTCTTGTCCGTCCCCACCTGTGGACAGTCAGACCAAAGCAATAGAGTCAGACAAGTCCACCAATGAGAAAGAGCCCACAGATGCCCAGGACGCAGGCAGAGACCCCGCCCCAAAGGAACAGACCTCAGATCAGGCCAACAGCAGCTCACACAGCGAGGACGAAGAACGGAAACACAACTTCAAAATGACCTTCGTGAAGTCAGTGTAG